A stretch of the Filimonas lacunae genome encodes the following:
- a CDS encoding fasciclin domain-containing protein yields MKAIANIIKVALLLVAVIGWFSCKKINIVTTTTEDVNLVGYMERYPDTYSNFLKVLDKAQTTSYLNAYGAYTLFAPNNAAVDAYMKTLGKTSASDLTEEEAKKLVKYHLLEDTIPSTSFTDGKLPVPTMYGEYLVMGVVNTDGVSKYVVNRTSVVLTPDTRVANGILHTVDHMLVPSTKSLAQLLEENSDYSIFTQALKATGYYDTLSSLKYINDTTPRWLSVMAQKNAVFQAAGISSFDALKAKYSNTGNPLLASDSLHLYMAYHILDGLKYVADLVSSPSHNTLAPQEVLLITLRGDTVRINEETMAGVFEKGIDVNRTTSDVSATNGVLNDLAGNIYIKVRYPTPVYWDLADQPEIRKLTSVFRKTGASQDFNVGDLADVTWDEATIKYVCSASDGKNCYYYNDLFSIPSLRTSSASKTINWIQFKSPIIIKGKYKVWICWRSGGGTATKPGGGYLTQTYIDGVLMPRLVTFGDYRYGQNLTDDEIHAQGWKRYSATAAFNNNVMCSKLIGTIDITNTGRHIVKFVPTGDAAGAVTIDMIHFIPENMNQYSPTFAIDGTMVY; encoded by the coding sequence ATGAAAGCGATTGCCAATATCATTAAAGTAGCCTTACTGCTGGTAGCAGTAATCGGCTGGTTTTCCTGCAAGAAGATTAATATAGTAACCACCACTACAGAAGATGTAAACCTGGTGGGATATATGGAAAGATATCCGGACACTTATTCCAACTTTTTGAAAGTATTGGATAAGGCCCAAACCACTTCTTACTTAAATGCTTATGGTGCCTATACCTTATTTGCACCTAACAACGCTGCAGTAGATGCCTATATGAAAACACTGGGCAAAACCTCTGCAAGTGATTTAACAGAAGAAGAAGCAAAGAAGCTGGTGAAATACCACCTGCTGGAAGATACCATTCCTTCTACATCGTTCACCGATGGTAAACTGCCGGTACCTACTATGTATGGCGAATACCTGGTAATGGGTGTGGTAAATACTGATGGTGTTTCTAAGTATGTAGTAAACCGTACTTCGGTGGTGCTTACGCCAGATACCCGCGTGGCGAATGGTATATTGCACACTGTTGATCATATGCTGGTACCCAGCACTAAATCGCTGGCACAACTGCTGGAAGAAAACAGCGATTACAGCATATTTACACAAGCCCTGAAAGCTACCGGTTACTACGATACTTTAAGCTCGTTGAAGTATATCAATGATACCACACCGCGCTGGCTTTCGGTAATGGCGCAGAAGAATGCTGTTTTTCAGGCTGCTGGTATCAGCAGTTTTGATGCCTTGAAAGCAAAGTACTCCAACACGGGCAATCCATTGCTGGCTTCCGATAGCCTGCATTTGTATATGGCTTATCACATTCTGGATGGTTTAAAATATGTAGCCGACCTGGTTTCTTCTCCCTCTCACAATACGCTGGCTCCACAGGAGGTATTGCTTATTACCCTGAGAGGCGATACTGTTCGTATTAACGAAGAAACCATGGCTGGCGTTTTTGAAAAAGGAATTGATGTAAACCGTACCACCAGTGATGTGTCGGCCACCAATGGTGTGTTGAACGATCTGGCAGGTAATATTTATATTAAAGTGCGCTATCCCACACCGGTTTATTGGGATCTGGCAGATCAGCCAGAGATCAGGAAATTAACTTCTGTATTCCGTAAAACAGGTGCCAGTCAGGATTTTAACGTGGGTGATCTGGCAGATGTAACCTGGGATGAAGCCACTATCAAATACGTATGTTCTGCCTCTGATGGCAAAAACTGTTACTATTATAACGACCTGTTCAGTATTCCATCTTTAAGAACCAGCTCAGCAAGTAAAACCATTAACTGGATACAATTTAAATCGCCTATCATTATTAAGGGCAAGTATAAAGTCTGGATTTGCTGGAGAAGTGGTGGTGGTACCGCCACAAAGCCAGGCGGGGGCTACCTTACCCAAACTTATATCGATGGTGTGCTGATGCCACGACTGGTAACCTTTGGCGATTACCGTTATGGTCAGAATCTTACAGATGATGAAATTCATGCGCAAGGCTGGAAACGTTATTCTGCTACCGCTGCTTTCAATAACAACGTTATGTGTAGCAAGCTGATTGGTACTATTGACATTACCAACACAGGAAGGCATATAGTAAAATTTGTGCCAACAGGTGATGCGGCCGGTGCGGTTACTATTGACATGATCCATTTTATACCAGAGAATATGAACCAATACTCGCCCACTTTTGCGATAGATGGCACAATGGTATACTAA
- a CDS encoding SusC/RagA family TonB-linked outer membrane protein — protein MLKRIVPVIYTLLLLCCFMPVQRIYAQNAAEPITLVRGKVINAKDKTPIDGALVAEIDKDDRIIKGVTTDLEGNYALKVSNPKNRISVAFIGYKSEVSSIGGKAVHNFQLTHSGKDMDEVIVVADKKNNNGMMSISDKYRTTAAASISAKEMEEMQASSIDQALQGRLPGVDITAASGDPGAAMSIKIRGTASINSNDNPLIVVDGMPYETSVPSDFNFGTADEQGYASLLNIAPSDIKDITVLKDAAATAVWGSQAASGVLIINTKRGAMGSPSLTYTMKASLTFAPKAIPMLNGDQYSTLMPEMVMNRNGSPLNTQTQKEFSYDPTDPYWYYNYSNNTNWVEAITRMGYVQDHNLSMSGGGQKAKYYASVGYYDYKGITIGTGLTRMNARINLDYNVSDRIRFRSDLSYTHSNTARNYVNNTDGSDGIRNIAYLKMPNMSIYEYDKYGNLTPNYLSPVANTQGYYPGTYNPLAMAETAINKIIGERIVPHFNLQYDIKPKRLMLVSDVQFDINNTKNNTFLPQEATGRPWIETTVNRAYDGDGDAFSVQTKTSLSYTPELSEDHSASFFTSLMTSDYKYVSHQSQTANIASSVTQDPSVPGRTSGTGLAIGSSQTQTRTVGLLFSGQYDYKKRYIINGSIRGDGNSRFGPNHRYGLFPAVSTRWRAADEPFLAKAHAKWMDDFSVRASYGHSGRAPKYDYTFYNTYSSYNFTYLGQSAVFPSAMRLNDLRWEVNKGLNLGFNLSMFQRRIMVDLDFYRNRISDMFYSDLQIPTYSGFNTVDMNVGTMDNQGWELGLTATVIRKKDITLDLNFNISHNDNVIREISEFYPKESGSVTANGSYKSILQVGNPFGSFYGYRYKGVYKDKASTIARDKGGKPIVGPNGQTVYMRFNYPSTDYVFQPGDAMYEDVNHDGTINYMDVVYLGNGNPKFSGGFGATLTLKRNLKITAFFNYRMGADVINSTKMTTTNMYGYSNQSTATLRRWRKEGDVTDMPRALYASGYNWLGSDRYVEDASFVRLRTVTARYTLPQDIVSKLHLKALSAYITAENLLTFTRYTGQDPEVTLKGSDPFRVATDYSMTPPPMIFTFGLTTTF, from the coding sequence ATGTTGAAAAGAATTGTTCCTGTTATCTATACACTGCTGCTACTGTGCTGCTTTATGCCTGTGCAACGGATATATGCGCAGAATGCGGCCGAGCCCATAACCCTGGTACGTGGAAAGGTAATTAATGCAAAAGATAAAACGCCTATTGATGGCGCACTGGTGGCCGAAATTGATAAAGACGACCGGATTATTAAAGGCGTAACTACCGATTTGGAAGGTAACTATGCTTTAAAAGTATCTAACCCTAAAAACAGGATCTCGGTAGCATTCATTGGCTACAAATCGGAGGTTTCGTCAATAGGCGGTAAGGCGGTACACAACTTCCAGTTAACGCATTCCGGTAAAGACATGGATGAGGTAATTGTGGTAGCGGATAAAAAGAATAACAATGGTATGATGTCGATATCCGACAAATACCGTACTACAGCTGCGGCATCTATCAGCGCCAAAGAAATGGAAGAGATGCAGGCCAGCTCTATTGATCAGGCTTTGCAGGGAAGGTTACCAGGTGTGGACATTACAGCAGCTTCCGGTGACCCTGGTGCGGCTATGTCTATTAAAATACGTGGTACGGCTTCTATTAACTCTAACGATAACCCGTTGATTGTAGTAGATGGTATGCCTTACGAAACATCAGTGCCTTCTGACTTTAACTTTGGTACGGCTGATGAACAAGGCTACGCGTCGTTACTGAATATTGCACCTTCGGATATTAAAGATATTACCGTGCTGAAAGATGCGGCCGCTACTGCGGTATGGGGTTCGCAGGCAGCCAGCGGGGTGTTAATCATCAATACCAAGCGTGGTGCAATGGGCAGTCCTTCTCTTACTTATACCATGAAGGCGTCCCTCACTTTTGCGCCAAAGGCTATTCCCATGTTAAATGGCGATCAGTATTCTACCCTGATGCCCGAAATGGTGATGAACCGTAACGGATCACCGTTGAACACGCAAACACAAAAAGAATTTTCTTACGATCCTACCGATCCTTACTGGTATTATAATTACAGCAATAACACGAACTGGGTAGAAGCTATTACCCGCATGGGCTATGTACAGGATCATAACCTGTCTATGTCAGGTGGTGGACAAAAAGCAAAGTATTATGCTTCGGTAGGTTACTATGATTATAAAGGTATTACCATTGGAACGGGCTTAACCCGGATGAATGCGCGTATTAACCTCGATTATAACGTATCTGACCGCATCCGCTTCCGTTCCGATTTATCTTATACCCATAGCAATACGGCACGTAACTATGTAAATAACACAGATGGCTCTGATGGTATCCGTAACATCGCTTACCTGAAAATGCCCAACATGTCTATTTACGAGTATGATAAATACGGCAACCTTACGCCTAACTATTTATCGCCTGTAGCTAATACGCAAGGCTATTATCCAGGCACCTACAACCCGTTGGCGATGGCAGAAACGGCTATTAACAAAATTATAGGTGAACGTATAGTGCCCCACTTTAATCTGCAATACGACATCAAGCCTAAAAGGCTGATGCTGGTGTCAGATGTGCAGTTTGATATTAATAATACCAAAAACAATACGTTTTTACCACAGGAAGCAACCGGACGCCCTTGGATAGAAACTACGGTAAACCGCGCATACGATGGGGATGGCGATGCATTTAGCGTGCAAACCAAAACCTCGTTAAGCTATACACCGGAGCTTTCAGAAGATCATTCCGCCTCGTTCTTTACTTCTTTAATGACGAGTGATTATAAATATGTATCGCACCAGTCGCAAACAGCCAATATCGCTTCTTCTGTAACGCAGGATCCTTCTGTGCCGGGCCGTACTTCCGGAACAGGTCTGGCTATTGGCTCCAGCCAAACACAAACACGTACAGTAGGCTTGTTGTTTAGCGGTCAGTACGATTATAAAAAGCGTTATATCATCAATGGTAGTATCAGGGGCGATGGTAACTCCCGTTTTGGTCCTAACCACCGCTACGGTTTGTTCCCGGCAGTGTCTACCCGTTGGAGGGCAGCTGACGAACCGTTTCTGGCAAAAGCACATGCTAAATGGATGGATGACTTTAGTGTGCGTGCAAGCTACGGCCATAGCGGACGGGCGCCTAAATATGATTATACTTTTTACAATACCTATAGCTCTTATAACTTTACCTACCTGGGGCAATCGGCTGTGTTCCCTTCTGCCATGCGCCTGAACGATCTGCGTTGGGAAGTGAATAAAGGCTTGAACCTTGGCTTTAACCTGTCGATGTTTCAGCGCAGAATAATGGTTGATCTGGATTTTTACCGCAACCGTATTTCTGACATGTTCTACAGCGATTTACAAATACCTACTTATTCCGGGTTTAATACCGTGGATATGAACGTAGGTACGATGGATAACCAGGGATGGGAGTTAGGTTTAACGGCAACAGTGATCAGGAAAAAGGATATTACCCTGGACCTGAATTTCAACATATCCCACAACGATAACGTCATCCGCGAAATTTCAGAATTCTACCCTAAAGAAAGCGGTAGTGTTACTGCCAACGGTTCTTATAAATCGATATTACAGGTAGGTAACCCGTTTGGTTCTTTCTATGGTTATCGCTACAAAGGTGTGTATAAAGACAAAGCTTCTACCATTGCAAGAGACAAAGGTGGAAAGCCGATTGTGGGTCCTAATGGCCAAACGGTATACATGCGCTTTAACTATCCTTCAACGGATTATGTGTTCCAGCCGGGCGATGCTATGTATGAAGATGTTAACCACGATGGTACTATTAACTATATGGATGTGGTGTATCTGGGTAATGGTAACCCTAAGTTCAGTGGCGGTTTTGGTGCAACGCTTACATTAAAGCGCAACCTCAAAATAACGGCCTTCTTTAACTACCGTATGGGTGCTGACGTAATTAACAGCACTAAAATGACCACCACCAACATGTATGGCTACAGCAACCAAAGTACTGCTACCTTAAGAAGGTGGAGGAAAGAAGGGGATGTTACCGATATGCCACGTGCTTTATACGCTTCCGGCTACAACTGGCTGGGTAGCGACCGGTATGTGGAAGATGCGTCTTTTGTGCGTTTACGCACAGTAACTGCCAGGTATACACTGCCACAGGATATAGTAAGTAAGCTGCATCTGAAAGCGTTAAGCGCTTACATCACGGCAGAAAACCTGCTCACTTTCACCAGATACACAGGGCAAGATCCTGAGGTAACGCTGAAAGGCAGTGATCCTTTCCGTGTGGCTACCGATTACAGTATGACGCCGCCACCCATGATTTTTACATTTGGTTTAACCACTACATTCTAA
- a CDS encoding fasciclin domain-containing protein: MNRFLKRLLFLSALLCLMVNCRKKTWDDFYERPDSLESPIYQVLQSKGNFNHMLSCIDKAGYKSTLSSAGYWTLFAPTDEAFQTYFTTSGISGVDKMDSATARQIVRYCLIYNSFNQSNLDDYQAPTGWQADIAFRRRTAYYDLFDTVNVAGNRMVTIAANRNGYYLSSDNNNKYITYFTTPYFTYAGLTAKDYNYFYPNTTFTGLNVMDATITGADIAAENGTIHIVDKVLITQPSIDKYLAAKTEYSVFRNLMERFLVNYTVNADATDRYNVLYGSADKVYAKLFSGSLAFSPNNENYLKQQDNDGQANCWTLFAPKNEPLVDYLKSVILEHYNNDTANLRLLPTQIITDFVNAHMFQTPVWPTKFSGASSFLNEDARFDASADIIDKKILSNGFFYGTSKVQNSDLFSTVYARPYLDPKYTLMTRLLNEELKSLITNRNMRYTVFMMSDKVLNELGFDYSTQTSSWVCNNLASLGYSDPKGALLRILNMSIVPKAREELTSVAGSGIAEGYGGEMIRYNNGQVFAAGNIDSSRFVNVVGSKVMTNGTVFYTDGLLYFSTKPVGKRIADLATDASSPYYNFYQYLQNSTLFTPATYAISGVALGFIGSFLIPDNAAIVAAVNAGLLPGTGTAPNKVPNFAPTDATEKDMVAKFIQYHIIKKAVIANGTNNAETGESLYRSLLTDKVGYVSIQDPGGDANLYFKDDNGRSAAINPAYSYILADRMVIHSLSNYLQYSN, encoded by the coding sequence ATGAACAGATTCCTTAAACGCTTGCTATTTCTGTCTGCATTGCTGTGCCTGATGGTGAACTGTCGAAAAAAGACATGGGACGATTTTTACGAACGTCCCGACTCACTGGAATCCCCTATTTACCAGGTGTTGCAGTCAAAAGGTAATTTTAATCATATGCTTTCCTGCATTGATAAAGCAGGATATAAAAGCACATTAAGTTCGGCGGGGTACTGGACTTTGTTTGCGCCAACAGATGAAGCCTTCCAAACTTATTTTACCACCAGTGGCATTTCCGGTGTGGATAAAATGGATTCTGCAACAGCACGCCAGATAGTGCGTTACTGTTTGATATACAATTCTTTTAATCAAAGTAACCTGGATGATTACCAGGCGCCTACCGGCTGGCAGGCAGATATTGCTTTTCGTCGCAGAACGGCTTACTACGATTTGTTTGATACCGTAAATGTAGCTGGCAACAGAATGGTAACTATTGCTGCCAATAGAAATGGTTATTATCTGTCATCAGATAATAACAATAAGTATATCACTTATTTCACTACTCCTTATTTCACTTATGCTGGTTTAACAGCGAAAGACTATAATTATTTCTATCCCAATACCACCTTTACAGGCCTGAATGTAATGGACGCCACTATTACGGGGGCAGATATTGCCGCAGAAAATGGAACTATACATATAGTGGATAAGGTGCTGATTACACAGCCGAGTATTGATAAATACCTGGCTGCCAAAACAGAGTACAGTGTATTCAGAAACCTGATGGAACGTTTCCTGGTAAACTATACGGTGAATGCCGATGCTACCGACAGGTATAATGTATTGTATGGCAGTGCTGATAAAGTATATGCAAAGTTGTTTAGTGGCAGTCTCGCCTTTTCGCCCAACAACGAAAACTATCTGAAACAACAGGATAATGATGGCCAGGCCAACTGCTGGACGCTTTTTGCGCCTAAGAATGAACCGCTGGTTGATTATTTAAAAAGCGTGATACTGGAACATTACAATAATGATACAGCCAACCTGCGTTTGTTGCCTACACAAATCATCACCGATTTTGTAAACGCGCATATGTTTCAAACACCGGTATGGCCTACTAAGTTTTCCGGAGCATCCAGCTTCCTGAACGAAGATGCCCGCTTTGATGCTTCTGCTGATATTATTGACAAGAAAATTTTAAGTAACGGATTTTTTTACGGAACCAGCAAGGTGCAAAACTCCGATCTTTTTTCAACGGTGTATGCACGTCCTTACCTCGATCCTAAATATACTTTAATGACGAGGTTGCTGAACGAAGAGCTGAAATCACTAATCACGAATAGAAACATGCGTTACACCGTGTTTATGATGAGCGACAAGGTATTGAACGAGCTGGGTTTTGACTATAGCACACAAACCAGCAGCTGGGTATGTAATAACCTGGCATCACTGGGTTATTCCGATCCTAAAGGTGCTTTACTGCGCATACTCAACATGAGCATAGTGCCTAAAGCAAGAGAAGAATTAACAAGTGTTGCCGGCAGCGGTATAGCAGAAGGATATGGCGGGGAAATGATACGCTATAACAACGGGCAGGTATTTGCCGCAGGTAACATTGATAGCAGCCGCTTTGTGAATGTGGTAGGCTCTAAAGTAATGACCAATGGTACTGTGTTTTATACCGATGGCCTGCTTTATTTCAGTACCAAACCTGTAGGCAAGCGGATAGCGGACCTGGCAACGGATGCGAGTTCACCTTATTATAATTTTTATCAGTATTTACAAAACTCTACACTGTTTACACCTGCCACCTATGCTATCAGTGGTGTTGCGTTAGGCTTTATAGGTAGCTTTTTAATTCCTGACAACGCGGCTATTGTGGCAGCGGTGAATGCTGGCTTACTTCCCGGAACAGGAACAGCGCCTAACAAAGTGCCCAATTTTGCGCCAACAGATGCTACTGAAAAAGACATGGTTGCCAAGTTTATACAGTATCACATTATTAAGAAAGCGGTAATAGCGAACGGTACCAATAATGCAGAAACAGGCGAATCGTTATACAGATCATTACTTACAGATAAGGTTGGTTATGTTTCTATACAGGATCCGGGAGGAGATGCCAACCTGTATTTCAAGGATGATAATGGCCGCAGTGCCGCTATTAACCCAGCTTACAGCTATATCCTGGCCGACAGGATGGTGATCCATTCCTTATCAAACTATCTACAATATTCTAATTGA
- a CDS encoding RagB/SusD family nutrient uptake outer membrane protein, translating to MNLKYIYRSLLVLLFTAALGGCNKWLELKPVDGIVGENYWKTKEQLSAAVTGIYASMIGLPDGVSDKLLSEYLFMWGELRADMVIPTGTASNDDNDIYNVNLLPTSTTVKWASVYRTINYCNTVIELGPGVLEQDPTLTQDQLNANLSEAYAIRALMYFYLARSFGDVPLQLKAVTSDDNVEQLAKSKQSEILDQVVADLTKAEPMAVTTYGTKAYDKGRVTKYTINAIQADVYLWMEKYTESVTACDKIINAGQFGLLSSGSMYYLFAGGGNSNEAIFEFQYDAQAQNPFYNLFSNTTRRYQVAPRVIDEIYTVDYVNEDSVDVRGYYAVQSNNNGIRKYAWDATSAASFNHWIIYRYADVLLMKAEALNQLDKGQDALDIVYQIRRRAHALEQTDLSPAPDDKDGVADFILEERAREFSFEGKRWYDLLRNAKRDNYRRLQAVLLTMVINTVSPDRQQSAINKYKDFNSHYFPIYYYELQTDKKLVQNPFYQ from the coding sequence ATGAATTTGAAATATATATATAGAAGTTTACTGGTGCTGTTGTTTACTGCTGCTTTGGGTGGCTGTAACAAATGGCTGGAGTTAAAGCCGGTAGATGGTATTGTGGGAGAGAACTACTGGAAAACAAAAGAGCAGTTATCGGCAGCCGTAACAGGTATTTATGCCTCTATGATAGGCTTACCCGATGGAGTTTCTGATAAATTACTGTCAGAGTATCTTTTTATGTGGGGTGAGTTAAGGGCCGATATGGTTATTCCCACAGGTACTGCCAGTAACGACGATAACGACATTTATAATGTAAACCTGCTGCCTACCAGCACCACGGTAAAATGGGCCAGCGTATACCGCACTATTAACTATTGCAATACGGTAATAGAGCTGGGGCCTGGTGTGCTGGAGCAAGATCCTACGCTTACCCAGGATCAGCTGAATGCGAACCTTTCAGAAGCCTATGCCATCAGAGCGCTGATGTATTTTTACCTGGCGCGCAGCTTTGGCGATGTGCCTTTGCAGCTGAAAGCGGTTACCAGCGATGATAATGTGGAGCAACTGGCCAAAAGCAAACAATCTGAGATACTGGACCAGGTAGTAGCCGATCTTACCAAAGCCGAACCTATGGCAGTAACTACTTATGGCACTAAAGCGTATGATAAAGGCCGTGTTACTAAGTACACGATCAATGCCATACAGGCCGATGTGTATTTGTGGATGGAGAAATACACCGAATCGGTAACTGCCTGTGATAAGATCATTAATGCAGGACAGTTTGGTTTATTGTCATCAGGAAGCATGTATTACCTGTTTGCAGGCGGAGGTAATTCCAATGAAGCCATTTTTGAGTTTCAATATGATGCGCAGGCTCAAAACCCTTTCTATAATCTCTTTAGCAATACTACCCGCCGCTACCAGGTAGCCCCACGGGTAATAGATGAAATATACACCGTAGATTATGTAAATGAAGATAGTGTAGACGTAAGGGGGTACTATGCGGTACAATCCAATAACAACGGCATCAGAAAATATGCGTGGGACGCTACTTCTGCTGCCTCGTTCAACCACTGGATTATCTATCGCTATGCCGATGTGCTGCTGATGAAAGCAGAAGCATTAAACCAGCTGGATAAAGGACAGGATGCACTGGATATTGTATATCAGATTAGAAGACGCGCGCATGCACTGGAGCAAACAGATCTAAGCCCGGCTCCGGATGATAAGGATGGCGTGGCTGATTTTATACTGGAAGAGCGTGCCCGGGAGTTTTCATTTGAAGGAAAACGGTGGTATGATTTACTGCGCAATGCTAAAAGAGATAATTACAGGCGTTTGCAGGCGGTGCTGTTAACCATGGTGATTAATACGGTATCTCCCGACAGGCAGCAGTCGGCCATCAATAAGTATAAAGACTTTAACAGCCATTATTTCCCGATATATTACTACGAGCTGCAAACCGATAAAAAACTTGTACAAAACCCATTCTATCAATAA
- a CDS encoding fasciclin domain-containing protein — protein MLRNIKISFAAVLLLAMGCTRKWEDHDAKAVYVDNNLFQQVTANAELSTFAGYLKQTGYADTLSLSKNFTVWAPTNNALKNLDTAIVNNAANLKQFVAHHIATQSWFIASVRDSAKRVALLDGKYAWFSPDAFENATITLFDRVAANGVLHAITASAAPVGNCWNYIDSLSRQGNIMAAYLFTKTFKVRDLTNAVQVGVNPETGEAIYKEGTDSVILNRFTNSVYDVNKEEKEYTVFVLANTPFGTETDRLAPFNTATTADSTKDLSQWCVVKDLAVEGAYAPDQLPDSITAKTGVRVAVNKSAIVATYHTSNGYVYVMNEMAVSLTSKIPEQIIQGESYLGVGGGAASMFIRQQYDSLNGGKFTDLFAYKPNVNKFNVIYRAPEIYTTTYKVYWRAVNSTTLLANPYNQKLAMDSANSATFAYTAITPNNYNEVYLGEYKRTQYRNGMVYMFLVSADVTITSTTLNALLLDYIRLVPVR, from the coding sequence ATGTTGAGGAACATAAAAATAAGTTTTGCTGCCGTATTGCTGCTGGCTATGGGATGTACGCGTAAATGGGAAGACCATGATGCCAAGGCAGTATATGTAGATAATAACCTTTTTCAGCAGGTAACGGCCAATGCAGAACTAAGTACGTTTGCGGGCTATTTAAAGCAAACAGGATATGCCGATACCCTAAGCCTTTCTAAAAACTTTACCGTATGGGCACCTACCAATAATGCTTTAAAAAACCTGGATACAGCCATTGTAAACAATGCTGCCAATTTAAAGCAGTTTGTAGCGCACCATATAGCTACGCAAAGCTGGTTTATTGCCAGCGTGCGCGATAGCGCTAAGCGTGTTGCGTTGCTGGATGGTAAATATGCCTGGTTTAGCCCGGATGCGTTTGAGAATGCTACAATAACCCTGTTCGACAGGGTAGCAGCTAACGGAGTGTTGCATGCTATTACAGCCAGTGCAGCGCCTGTAGGCAACTGCTGGAATTACATTGACTCGTTAAGCAGGCAAGGTAACATAATGGCCGCCTATCTGTTTACCAAAACCTTTAAAGTACGTGATTTAACCAACGCAGTGCAGGTGGGGGTAAATCCGGAAACAGGCGAAGCCATTTATAAAGAAGGTACTGATTCGGTTATCCTTAACCGTTTTACCAATAGCGTATATGACGTAAATAAAGAAGAGAAAGAATATACGGTGTTTGTGCTGGCTAACACACCCTTTGGCACAGAAACCGACCGGCTTGCGCCTTTTAACACAGCTACTACAGCCGACAGTACAAAAGATTTGTCGCAGTGGTGCGTGGTAAAAGACCTGGCGGTAGAAGGTGCTTATGCACCAGATCAACTGCCGGATAGTATCACTGCGAAAACAGGGGTACGTGTGGCGGTGAACAAATCGGCCATAGTAGCTACCTATCATACGAGCAATGGATATGTATATGTAATGAACGAAATGGCGGTAAGCCTTACCAGCAAAATTCCTGAACAGATTATACAGGGCGAATCTTACCTGGGTGTTGGTGGTGGTGCGGCCAGTATGTTTATCCGTCAGCAATACGACTCGCTGAATGGCGGCAAGTTTACCGACCTGTTTGCTTATAAACCCAATGTTAACAAGTTTAACGTTATTTACCGGGCGCCTGAAATTTATACCACTACGTATAAAGTATACTGGCGTGCAGTAAACAGCACCACCTTGCTGGCCAACCCTTATAACCAGAAGCTGGCTATGGACTCCGCCAACTCTGCCACGTTTGCTTACACCGCTATTACACCTAATAATTATAACGAGGTGTACCTGGGCGAATATAAGCGAACACAGTATAGAAACGGTATGGTGTATATGTTTCTGGTAAGTGCTGATGTAACTATTACTTCTACCACGTTAAATGCCTTGTTGCTGGATTATATAAGGCTGGTACCTGTTCGATAG